From a single Labilibaculum sp. DW002 genomic region:
- a CDS encoding metallophosphoesterase, translating to MYRIKFFSNKITLLFLLAILISSVEVNAQKKKERVSSGAFTSYDKIFKGNINDINLADYADGPHFFWVDSKLVKSWYVDHKQEGNTITIREKKIKVKGDSVLVKGQKGDSNRYWLRKGEYPVQESEYTGVKKLLAIGDVHGEYDVMVELLQNNGVINEDLDWSWGDGHLIFIGDIFDRGDKVTESLYLIKKLQRQAIAQKGRLHLILGNHEVMILMNDSRYAAPKYKNMCKRLMVNYPRFFAADTELGKWLRSLNSVVKINDLIFVHGGLSPDLVERGLSLKQINDDIRNSLRADNEMSHEEVMKTTYFPENPLWYRGYLMKSRSYSIINDEELDRVLSFYNAKRIFFGHTEVESIRFIHNNKVGAINVPMGYSEIKPQVLCVENDMFYRCFIDGKKEKIEL from the coding sequence ATGTATCGTATTAAATTTTTTTCAAATAAAATAACTCTCTTGTTCCTTTTAGCGATTTTAATATCATCGGTAGAAGTAAATGCGCAAAAAAAGAAAGAAAGAGTAAGTTCAGGTGCGTTTACATCATACGATAAGATATTTAAAGGGAATATTAATGACATTAATTTAGCTGATTATGCAGATGGACCTCATTTTTTTTGGGTTGATTCCAAACTGGTAAAATCGTGGTATGTGGATCATAAACAGGAAGGAAATACAATTACCATTCGCGAAAAGAAAATTAAAGTCAAGGGTGATTCTGTTTTGGTTAAAGGACAAAAGGGTGATTCAAATCGATATTGGTTAAGAAAAGGAGAATATCCTGTTCAAGAGTCTGAATATACAGGTGTGAAAAAGTTATTAGCCATTGGTGATGTGCATGGTGAGTATGATGTAATGGTTGAATTATTGCAAAATAATGGTGTAATAAATGAGGATCTAGATTGGTCTTGGGGTGATGGTCATTTAATTTTTATTGGAGATATTTTTGATCGAGGAGATAAAGTTACAGAGAGCTTGTATCTAATTAAAAAGTTACAAAGACAAGCGATAGCACAAAAAGGTAGACTTCATTTAATTCTTGGAAATCATGAGGTGATGATATTAATGAATGATTCTAGATATGCTGCGCCGAAATATAAAAATATGTGTAAGAGGTTGATGGTGAATTACCCTCGCTTTTTTGCAGCAGATACTGAGTTAGGGAAATGGCTAAGATCTTTAAATTCTGTTGTTAAAATTAACGATCTAATATTTGTGCATGGTGGCTTATCTCCAGATTTAGTAGAACGTGGTTTATCTTTAAAACAAATTAATGATGATATTAGGAATAGTTTGCGTGCAGATAATGAAATGTCACATGAAGAGGTAATGAAAACAACCTATTTCCCAGAGAATCCATTATGGTATAGAGGATACCTTATGAAATCAAGAAGTTATTCCATTATTAATGATGAAGAATTAGATCGAGTATTGTCGTTCTATAATGCAAAACGAATCTTTTTTGGACATACAGAGGTTGAATCAATTCGTTTCATTCATAACAATAAAGTAGGAGCCATTAATGTTCCAATGGGTTACTCGGAAATAAAACCACAAGTCTTATGTGTGGAAAACGACATGTTTTATCGTTGTTTCATTGATGGTAAAAAAGAAAAAATTGAATTGTAA